CTATGTGATAATAAAAAATAGTCTTATATCAGATATAGACTACAACATGAGAATATGTAATCATTAATTATCTACAGAATGTACCTCTTGATTATTCCTAACCTGGGGCTTGGCCTATAGTTTATATTTGGGTTATGACAAAAATTGTATCCGATGATTAATTATTCATGGCATGTGGCTCACATTAGGATTTACTGAATTTTCAATATGATGAAGATAGGTACCATGAAAGGACGGCGTTTCATAATGCCTCTGGATGTGGCAGTTTTTGCTGGCCTCCAACTTACATGAAAAAAATTTCTGGTTATATGAGGGCTTAATTCTAGGTACACCTCAATGAAGCATGCACTTGACAGTTAATCTGAAGATttactattttttattatattgtgTAGCAAATCATATGATGTCTTATTCAGATCAAACCAGACAATATATCAACTTTAATTGGGTTTTTAGCATAGGCAAATCAATTGAGAAGGTTGATTTAGTTTCATGGATTTAGTTTCCCAAGTTTTGTAATTTGGTAACGAATTTGTTTAAACTATGTGGTGGATTCTTATAAAGAGACAATTTTGTAAGGTTTTATGAGCATATTTATGGATCACAACATTTCACTATTTTTTTAACTCAATTTTGGACCAGTATCAAATTTCTTGGTCTGAATAACTTATTCTCTTAGGATATCTTTATTAGTGGTTATTCAGAACATGATTCATAACGGTTCACAAGATAGTTAAAAGGTTCGAGTGAGCTCTACCTGATCTAATAATATCAAGTAGAACAAGGCATTAAATTATTTGGAAGGTTGTCACCTTTAATATATGTCTACTACTCCATCCCGATGGTTCCATCCGTCAGTTTCCCTATTTGCAGTTTTCTGACACTGGAACTTGGTAATGGCTGTTAAAATATGTAAGTAGATATGCCTACTTTCTTTTGGTAACAGTGTTGCATTAATTTTAAGTACCAAATAGGAGTTAATAATGTTAATGCTTTCAGTATTTCCTTACATTCAAATTGATCGATGAAGTTCTCAGGTGCACTTATTACTGCTGGTGTACTTACGGCGGGTCTAATTAGCTTCAGGCAAGGAAATTCCCAGCTGGGTCAGAAGCTGATGAGGGCTCGTGTTGTAGTTCAAGGTGCAACAGTTGCATTGATGGTTGGCAGTGCTTACTACTATGGGGAACACTTTAGGGGCTCTAAGAATGAAAATTAGATGATCTTGCATATTCACCCCCAAATATTTGTTCCCGGAGAATTATCTCTAGCTAAGAATATTGTTTTGCGTGAGACGTCCGTTAACCAGGCCAACTGCAATAGTTAATCGCCAACGAAAATCAGTAGTCCTTTAGTTTTTGCCAAGTTTCTTTGTATTTGAATTAATAAATATTCTTCCAGCAAGTTGACATAGGATTTTCCAATGTGCTCATCAAATTTGCTGTTCTCTAACATACGTTGCACAAAGAAGGAATCAATCCATGCTATTTTTTGTTTTGTCCACTGCTTTTTTGTTGGATCATGCCAAAGAAAATtgaagattctgcaaaataggcaaAGGAAGTGATGAAGTAGAAAGGATGGAAAAGGACTTGTCCATTAAATGAAATGGAGTCACACCTTGGTCGTGGCCAAATCCATGTTGGGTGGTCCTCCAATTTCTCTGCTCATTTCTTTGGAGTTGACTACAAGTAGCAGGATAGGCAGTGTCCTTTCAGCTGGGTAACAACTCTTCTTTTGGTGTAAAGTGATCAGTTCCAGTTTTTGTTGTGGCAGTCTTGTGAAACCTTGAGTCAGATATAAAAGATACAGCTAGTCCCTTGTTGCTTGATTTGTCTCATCCATCATGATTTTTATTCTCCAATTTGCATCTTTCTCTCCTTACTGTTCCCAATTTTCCCCTGCAAATTCTTTGTTTTTCTGTGGTTTCATGACACTTTCTTTTGACTAAGATTAGCATCATCATGTACAGACTTTTTATTCATACTCAAACAAGAAATTGAAACTAAAGTCATCATGTCTCATCCATCATGATTTTTATTCTCCAATTTGCATCTTTCTCTCCTTACTGTTCCCAATTTTCCCCTGCAAATTCTTTGTTTTTCTGTGGTTTCATGACACTTTCTTTTGACTAAGATTAGCATCATCATGTACAGACTTTTTATTCATACTCAAACAAGAAATTGAAACTAAAGTCATCATGTCTCATCCATCATGATTTTTATTCTCCAATTTGCATCTTTCTCTCCTTACTGTTCCCAAATTCCCCTGCAAATTCTTGGTTTTTCTGTGGTTTCATGACTCTTTCTTTTGACTAAGATTAGCATCATCATGTACAGACTTTTTATTCATTCTCAAACAAGAAATTGAAACTAAAGTCATCTCAAGGACTCGAACATTTTCTGTGAATCTTTATCATGCAGCTTCTGAGATCAGGGGTCTTTCTTCCTTTCATGGTTGCTATTTGCTCTCTAGAATTGCACACAGATGTGGACATTTTACTGTATCTTCTCTTCCACATTACCAACTTAAATTATGGTTTGATAATATTGAAACAAGTCACAGATTTATAGATATTATGTTAGATGATCTTAGGCTACAACTTGGAAAACTAGTTCTTTCAGCCATCTAATGGCTACAATGTCTCCTGAAGTCTGAGGTTGAAGACCTGCATCAGTTGTAcaaaatctgtataatttggtggAAAATCTTGTACCAAATGTGTTTGCTTATTTCCAAGTTATGCTATGGTGCTGGTTAATTGAAGTTGGGTAATGAATAGGAATAAAGACTAAATTCCAAGGGAGCACCATGTCATCCTCAGTACAAAACCACATGGTCATTCATTAGAATTAATGCATTcactggcttgtataatgattttgcCTCTCTGCCACTGTGACAGTAAACTAACTTAGCAAGTTGTACAGATCCAAGTTCAAAaaaacttggtctttcttttctCTCACAATGTGACCCATGATGGGCAGTCCTTTAGACATACTACTGCCACAGATAACAATGTGTATTTCTGCAGATCATGATGAAAGCTGTATTTATTCATAGAAATTAAATGTTTGCTGTTATACTACATCTTCATTTTCTTTGATGGAATAGATGTTATTATTCTTCTGATGTCAAGCACAATCATTTTTGTTTAACATTTTGAAAGAACTAGAAGGGAACACCCCCTGAAAGCCAGATGTTAAGCACAATTGATGTAGAATTCATGTTTGCCAGTAGAAATCAAACCATAGAATTTAGTCTTTCAAGCCTTATACAAGAAATGTTTTGCTTAGATATACAAAGTaccaaaacaatatatatatatatatatatatatatatatatatataatactcagAGTGTGGCTTTGCTCCATGTGACCTTTTCCACACAGCAAAGGTTATTGACAGGAACAGCTGTTTTCAGTGTCTTCCAAAGCCTGTACTCAACACAAAGCCAGAGGGCTATAGCAGTGGCCAAATGCGCAGATGCTGCTCTCATCAACAGAATCCACTCCCCATCATCCTATAAGCAGAGACAACAAGAACTATCTCATAAATGACCAACTTACAGTAGAAGACCTTTGGATATCCTAAGCTGAGGTTTATGACTAAGCATCTTTGGAACTTTCAGGGGATTGGGAAGCTACAGGATCACAAGATGACATCAAGTTTTCTCCACAGGTTGGGCCCTGTCAGTGCTCTCTGACTTCCTAGTTGAAGCTTGAAACATAGGAAAGCTCAAGGCAAGTAGATGATAATTTTCTTGTTCTCTTCTGAGCTGAAACTGAAGGCAATGCCCGTCTAAATCTTCATCAGAACATGTGAAAGCACAACACAGGGCAAGTAGATGCTTGATGTGTGTTTCTTGGATCTTCTACTCGTCAACTATCTCCCGAACGTACCTTCTAACATCAGCAGTGGAATGAATCAGGTGCATGTCGAAGGAACACACCAAGATTTGCAAGAGATGAAATGGAAGAGAAGCAAGAGAGAGATGGTCTTGAAGGAGCCATGCTTCATGCATCCTCCAAATCTGGCCATAGCCATGGCAAGCCCCCATCAAAAGCACCAGCAGCAGCATCTGCACATGGAGGAGGAAACTTGCCCCTCCTCTCAGACCATTGCCAGATCTTCGACACAGAGAAGCTCTCATCTCTGTAGCCAACGCCCAACCTCATCCCCTCATTGCTCACAGCTTCCCCACTGTACCCTGTTCCTCTGTCGTCTCCGTTCCTTGCGGTGCCAGAAAGAGTCACTTGGAGGTTGGAGTCAGCGACCACATACTGATACGAGCCCATGGAGAAGCAGCGCCTGGCATCCAAATTGCTGCTGCTGGTCTCCCCCACTTCTCTCCTCACGCTCTCGACGTCGATGCCGATGCCATCATCATTGACGTCGATGTCGACATCGACGCTGAGGTCTCCATCACTCAGGTTCTTGAACTTACCCAGCCTCACAGGGAACACCCTCTTCTCCGCCGCAATGTCATCTCCGTCGGCATCCCGGGGAGCCGAGaatccctcctcctccccctcgtcCTCCCTCGGGTCGTCGAGATCAAACATGGGATTCTCCACCGTCAGCCCCTGCAGGAATATGGCTCCCCGGCAGAGCGGGCAGGTGGAGTTGGAGAGCAGCCACGCGTCGATGCAGTTGAGGTGGAATGCGTGGCCGCACCCCGGCAACAGTCGGAGCTTGTCTTCCGGGGCGAACTCGGATAAGCAGACAGCGCAGTCGAACGGGTCCTTGGAGCCAAGGATCTCCTTGTAGAGGAACAGCGGTAGCGCGTCGATGAAGGCCTGGTCCAGGCCGGAGTCATGGAGGTGGAACAGCTGCTGGAGCTGGCGTTGGAGGGAACCGGAGCCACCGGAGAGATCGGCGGCGCGGCGGCGCGCATTGGAGTGCGGGGAAGATGAGGTGGCGGCGGAGGAAGGGCGCTTCCTGATGAGGAACCTCACCAAGAGATGGAGGAGGCCGGAGACGAAGAAGATGAGTGCGAGAATGACTATGGTGAAGAGGGCTGCTGGGCTTATCCTGCTGCTTGCGGAGGATGCTGTTGGCGGAGCTTGGGATGACGGGAATGGGAATGAGTCCCTTCTCAAGATGCTAAGACCAGGAGGAGGATGAGCTCCGTGCCTGTTCTTGCCATGGGAGAGAAGCCAAGCCATCTCCTTCCTTGGTGATCTGAGACAAAAACCCAAGTCATCTGAAGACAAAATCACGACTAGTCCAACTCCAGATCACTTGCAAGTCATCAACGAGGAAGGGAGAGCATCTCGAAGGTTCAAGCTCACAACAAGATCACATACCAGAAACCGAAGAGGAAAGGTTGGGTGCTCACAACTACAGACCCAAACCCTCACCATGGGTGCCTCCCTTCCCCAGGAGCAGCATGGAAGAGGAACGAAGACCTCCACTTGCCTGTTCTCGGGAGTGTTCTCCACCTCAGCGGTGGATATTCCTTGGATTTGATGGGTTTGGTGTTAGCTCTCTGGATCTACTCTCAGCtacccttctccttcttcttcttgttcatgTGCCAACACAGACGTACCATttgttaaagaaagaaagaaagaaagaaagatagaaAGAACGAATGTGCACACCCATGGCCATGGTGGTGGGTTTTGTAGTTGAAATTAGATGAGAACAAAAAGCAGTCTTGTCCACTAAAAAGCCTTCGGTTCTACACCTCATAACCCCTGCGCTACTTATCAGACTACCCTTGTCCCATTAGCTTCACCCTTCTCCTCTAGCTTCCAAAACACTCTCTGGTGCAAATCATTTTTGTGGACATCATCAAATGCTGATCCACCATTATTCTCATGTTCTTGACCCATCTGCTGGAGAGAGGTAAAATGTCTGCAAGCTGATGCCACCATGGATGGGATAGAATTTAGATTCACCAGTTTCAAAACCATCTCATCTCAGCTGCCTAAGGAAGAAAGTAGGATTTGTGGCTGAAGGTACAGTTGTTGGCCAAGTAATTGAGAAGCATTTTCTACAAGTAAAATTATCTACCTATCACTTATATCGATCGGATTGATATCCTCTCCTCAGTtcagaataaaagaaaaagaaatctaaCTGATCAATTATTTAGACATCAAATCTTACTGATAAAAGTAAAATCTAGCATAAGATGTTCTAGAAAGAAATGAGGAAAATACTTGCAGTCTATTTCTTTTGGAATTCTGATATTAACAactgaaaaatcaaaataaatgcaTGAAAATGTACCACAAACAGTACCTTAAAGATGTCAGAGATTTTAATTTGCCAGCAATTGGTTTAGCACTACAGGAACACATAAATGTGGAAAATGCCAACACAGAAATCTGGCACACAAGTCTCGAAATAGATGTTGGGGAATTAATCCATCATATAGCTCGATCGTCAATTGCTAATAGGAGATGGATGATATGCCTTTGCTCCAGAAAGAAGCTGAAAAGACAAGGGTTCCTTTTTCTGTGCAAGGAATAGTTAGCTACAGTGGTGACCTGAAAAGAAGAGAGGCTTTGTCTCTCCGAGAAATACTCCAAAGTTAGCAGTGCCCTTTTGCTACAGTAATATTttgtattatatatacatatatatatatgagcgattttttttaatacatatatattaaatattgccTAAtcgatatttttaattttttattaaatattatctctaatttaaaaaatatttaaactgtCTCTCAAAACTTTTTTACTTGTTGCAGTATTTTGGTCTGCTATAATGTTTTtaatatgttataatattttaaaatttattttaaaattattataaataatctaaataatttttaatcTCAATCAAACTCTCtatatacttaaaaaatataatcaaagaGGGTGTCATTTTTTGATAACATTtacatatatttttaatgtattaATAAAATACCATAAatactattgaaaaatattataaacttgTAAAATGACTGAAAACTAGTAAAAAAACAGGCGAAATTCGTTTAGacgtattttaattttttaattaaatgtattgcttagaaaaaaaaataaaagatagagTATCATACCTAAAATATGGATATTCTCTGAAAAAATCACTCTATATATTTCAATACTTACTCCaaaataacttttaaatattttctttgaaaaaaaGTAAGTTTATGTGAAGACAAATAACAGATTTAGCAATAAGATATGATAAGATAATTGATATATTAATTTTGTTCGGTTAAAATCATTAACTAAAATGTTAAAgttgaaattaataatattaaatatattagatTTTTATAAGTCGATGATAGTTTTACTCTACTTCTTAACTAGGATTGAATTAAGGGATTATAATCTGTTCCACTTAAGGACTTAATCTTATAAAGGCTCCACATAATTGTGATACATGTGAGGCATAGCTTAATACTAATTATGTATTCtataattttatatgtcatttttTACTCATTCTATAATGATTCGACCGTTTGGGTGATGATAtaactaatttttttaattttgatcgatcgatattatcaatcaaaatacttaagttaaggttaaaaataatatatccaTCGGACtcttataaattaatattaaccCTAACTCATTTCTATTATAGAATTAAATTGAAGTGTCACAGTAACTCATAATaataaaaaggtttaaaaaaaatcatctaaaTGAAATTGATGTCATATTGCAGCTACTGGTTGAACAACTACAAATTACCAAGAAGTGCACACTTTCAGGTTGAGTATAAAATTATGGAAGAACTCTGTTTTAAATATGAATGTCTTACTGACAAATCCAAATGGTGGTATTTAAGGGTCTCCATCATCACTTCTGTCACAAATATGTAACAAGGTCAATAGGTTCAGCTTCTCAATGCATCAACTCATCGACAACAAAGTATAACATTTATTCCTATAATCATTTAGTGAAGAGTAGAGATGTGCagtaaatatttttatgaaagaGGACAAGATGGAAACAGATTGACTGACTGTGACCAAAGAACAAACATGAGCTGGATATGCATATTATATTACATAGGCATGTCCCATTTGACAGACACTGAAGAAAAAGTAAGAGTTGCTGTAAGTTTTGGCATGCAAATAGCAAGGAGCAGAAGTTTTAGTCTCATGAACACAATGTCCTGCATAAATTTGTGTTTTATCTGACTGTTGGAGTAACATGCATGTATAATATGAGCTTTGAAGTCTACTTTTTGTTGTCTTCAAACTCTATACAGGGATGAATCTTGAACTGGGACATGATGTGATCTGCTCCAGGCATCAATAGCAAGTGTGTTACTGGATAACATGTGGTGCTTAAGCTTGACCTCCATTACTGAGAGTTAACTGGGGCTCTACTCTTGAACTAGCACTCATAGGCTGTGTGCATGTTGTAAGCATATTCTCTTCTGCTCTTTAATTTGCTattttttatatgttatcatCATATGTATTATCTTAAatgtatattctttatttttttaaatttttcttgattttatatttatattttctctATAATTGCCACTatcatattatttgattttaaatgtCTGTGTTTTTTATGTTATACATTCTGACATCTCTATTGTTCTAGTTTTACATGAGTTATATTTGAATCAAACTATagaataaatcaaaattttaatgattattgtGCAAATAAATTTATTTGTATGGATTGATATCAAACATCCGTAATTTAAACAGTGTAATATGCAAATTATTATGGTTTTTTTTTACAACTTATCcccaaaaaaaatcaattttcaatCCACAAATTTTAATACATCAGTTTTAGGCTAATGGGTGTTGGTCAACAATATCAACTTCTTTTTTTTCCCATTTATATGACTTGAATACCTTAAACAAAAATGCTTCTTTCTAGCCCTGTTTCTTACCTTCCTTTTCATTACCCTGCAAATGTGGCCCCAAAAACTTTGTCGTGGGCCATGTTAATAAATCCAATCACAATGCAGGTAGGCAATTCGAGTGCCAGTCGAACAGGTAAGAAGAGTGTTTCTGTCTTTAAAGCCATAGCCATCGCGGCCGTCGGCACCGAGGGAGAGGGGGCGAGAGAGGGAGACAGGCGCGGAGGGGCGAAAGTGAAGGAggagggcgagagagagagagagagaaagagagagagagagaggatgccgGGGCCGGGGGCGCACACGATGTACGCGATGGGGGTTGGGGCAGGGCTGATGCGCCTCTCCCGAGGCCGCTTCGGGCCGCACCACTGCGTTGTCTACGCCGCCAACGCCTTCCTCGGCCCCGACCTTGGCTCCTTTGCCGAATGGCTCGCCTCCTGCATCTCCTTCTCTTCCGGCCTCGGCCACTCCCTCGGGTCCCTTGCGATGGACCTTGTCCACCACCCCTTCTACTACCCCATGCTGCTCGGTCTCCCCCTCTCCTACTTCTATGCCTGGCTCTCCGCTCTCCTCCTTCGCAAAGGCATCCTCGATCCCGCCTCCGGGGTCAGTTCTCTTGTCACTTCTCCGACTTCGCTCCTGCTGcgtcgttttctttctttcttttttctccccCAAAAAAACACTCGATTTTTTGCATCTATCA
The window above is part of the Musa acuminata AAA Group cultivar baxijiao chromosome BXJ2-6, Cavendish_Baxijiao_AAA, whole genome shotgun sequence genome. Proteins encoded here:
- the LOC135615960 gene encoding RING-H2 finger protein ATL46-like, which gives rise to MAWLLSHGKNRHGAHPPPGLSILRRDSFPFPSSQAPPTASSASSRISPAALFTIVILALIFFVSGLLHLLVRFLIRKRPSSAATSSSPHSNARRRAADLSGGSGSLQRQLQQLFHLHDSGLDQAFIDALPLFLYKEILGSKDPFDCAVCLSEFAPEDKLRLLPGCGHAFHLNCIDAWLLSNSTCPLCRGAIFLQGLTVENPMFDLDDPREDEGEEEGFSAPRDADGDDIAAEKRVFPVRLGKFKNLSDGDLSVDVDIDVNDDGIGIDVESVRREVGETSSSNLDARRCFSMGSYQYVVADSNLQVTLSGTARNGDDRGTGYSGEAVSNEGMRLGVGYRDESFSVSKIWQWSERRGKFPPPCADAAAGAFDGGLPWLWPDLEDA